The following proteins are encoded in a genomic region of Bradyrhizobium sp. SK17:
- a CDS encoding ABC transporter ATP-binding protein: MLSVREVTTAYQGLVAISSVSIDVTKGEIVCVAGANGAGKSTLLKSIAGAERPRSGSVTFDGKRIDGQPQHVITASGIAFVPENRRLFPRLSVRDNLRLGSYLYRSKSDRDAPLDLVFNLFPRLGERLDQRAETLSGGEQQMLAIGRALMTRPRLLMLDEPSQGIMPKLVDEIFQAVKRIRDAGMTVLIVEQRMAECLEIADRAYILQTGRLLMQGTAAEISTNPDVRKAYLGL; the protein is encoded by the coding sequence ATGCTGTCGGTGCGTGAAGTCACCACCGCCTATCAGGGCCTGGTCGCGATCTCATCGGTGTCGATCGACGTCACCAAGGGCGAGATCGTCTGCGTCGCCGGTGCCAACGGCGCCGGCAAGTCGACGCTCTTGAAATCGATCGCCGGCGCCGAGCGGCCGCGTTCCGGCTCGGTCACCTTCGACGGCAAGCGCATCGACGGCCAGCCGCAGCACGTCATCACGGCCAGCGGCATCGCCTTCGTGCCGGAGAACCGCCGGCTGTTTCCGCGGCTCTCGGTGCGCGACAATCTGCGGCTCGGCAGCTATCTCTATCGCAGCAAGTCCGATCGCGATGCGCCGCTCGACCTGGTGTTCAATCTGTTCCCGCGGCTCGGCGAACGGCTCGACCAGCGCGCCGAAACCCTGTCGGGCGGCGAGCAGCAGATGCTCGCGATCGGCCGCGCGCTGATGACGCGGCCGCGGCTTCTGATGCTCGACGAGCCGTCGCAGGGCATCATGCCGAAACTGGTCGACGAGATCTTCCAGGCCGTGAAGCGCATCCGCGACGCCGGCATGACGGTCCTGATCGTGGAGCAGCGCATGGCTGAGTGCCTGGAGATCGCCGACCGCGCCTACATCCTGCAAACCGGCCGCCTGCTGATGCAGGGCACCGCCGCCGAGATCAGCACCAATCCGGACGTGCGCAAGGCGTATCTGGGGCTGTAA
- a CDS encoding aldolase: MSETKLREDICRFGRSLFERGLTPGSSGNISVRLDDGGCLVTPTNASLGFLDPAKMSRLDGQGRLISGDAPTKEVPLHTALYQTRATAGAVVHLHSTHSVALSMLPEIDPRAVLPAMTAYYVMKCGQTALVPYYRPGDPAVADAIRGLAGQYSSVLLANHGPVVSGDTLEAAVFATEELEETAKLYLLLRGLNPRYLSPEQVADLTRVFGLTLPEHGH; the protein is encoded by the coding sequence ATGAGCGAAACAAAGCTTCGTGAAGACATCTGCCGCTTCGGCCGCTCGCTGTTCGAACGCGGGCTGACGCCGGGCTCCTCGGGCAATATCAGCGTCCGGCTCGATGACGGCGGCTGTCTGGTGACGCCGACCAACGCCTCGCTCGGCTTCCTCGATCCGGCGAAAATGTCGCGGCTCGACGGCCAGGGCCGGCTAATCTCCGGCGACGCCCCGACCAAGGAGGTGCCGCTACACACCGCCCTCTACCAGACCCGCGCCACCGCCGGCGCCGTGGTGCATCTGCACTCCACCCATTCGGTCGCACTCTCGATGCTGCCCGAGATCGACCCGCGCGCCGTGCTGCCGGCGATGACGGCCTATTACGTGATGAAATGCGGCCAGACCGCGCTGGTGCCGTATTATCGTCCCGGCGATCCCGCGGTGGCCGACGCGATCAGGGGACTTGCCGGGCAATATTCATCGGTGCTGCTCGCCAATCACGGCCCGGTCGTGTCGGGCGACACGCTGGAAGCCGCGGTGTTCGCGACCGAAGAGCTCGAGGAAACCGCAAAGCTCTATCTGCTGCTGCGCGGGTTGAACCCGCGATACCTGTCACCGGAACAGGTCGCGGATCTGACGAGGGTGTTCGGGCTGACGTTGCCGGAGCACGGGCACTAG
- the ltnD gene encoding L-threonate dehydrogenase: MSSSATPRVAVIGLGSMGYGMATSLKRKGFEVTGCDVSADAVKRFEAEGGKGAASPAEAAKGADIVVSVVVNAAQTETILFGKDGVAETLAKDAVFISSATMDPEIARRLAKQLEATGRHYLDAPISGGAQRAAQGELTILASGSAAAFAKARPALDAMAAKLYELGDAAGQGAAFKMINQLLAGVHIAAASEAIAFAAKQGLDIRKVYEVITASAGNSWMFENRMPHVLDGDYAPRSAVEIFVKDLGIIQDMARSARFPVPVSAAALQMFLMTAAAGMGRDDDASVARMYAQVTGTKLPGEK, encoded by the coding sequence ATGTCCAGTTCCGCAACGCCGCGCGTCGCCGTGATCGGGCTTGGCTCGATGGGATACGGCATGGCGACCTCGCTGAAGCGCAAAGGCTTCGAGGTCACCGGCTGCGATGTCTCGGCCGATGCGGTCAAGCGCTTCGAGGCCGAGGGCGGCAAGGGGGCGGCGTCGCCAGCGGAGGCGGCAAAGGGCGCCGATATCGTCGTCAGCGTCGTGGTCAACGCTGCGCAGACCGAGACGATCCTGTTCGGCAAGGACGGTGTCGCCGAGACGCTGGCGAAAGACGCGGTGTTCATCTCCTCGGCGACCATGGATCCCGAAATCGCCCGGCGGCTGGCCAAGCAACTCGAGGCCACCGGCCGGCATTATCTTGATGCACCGATCTCCGGCGGTGCGCAGCGCGCCGCGCAGGGCGAACTGACGATTCTCGCCTCGGGCAGCGCGGCGGCGTTCGCCAAGGCGCGGCCGGCGCTGGATGCGATGGCCGCAAAACTCTACGAGCTCGGCGATGCCGCAGGGCAGGGCGCTGCGTTCAAGATGATCAACCAGTTGCTGGCAGGCGTGCATATCGCCGCCGCCTCGGAGGCGATCGCGTTCGCCGCCAAGCAAGGCCTCGATATCAGGAAGGTCTATGAGGTGATCACGGCTTCCGCCGGCAATTCCTGGATGTTCGAGAACCGCATGCCGCATGTGCTCGACGGCGATTACGCACCGCGCAGCGCGGTCGAGATATTCGTCAAGGACCTCGGCATCATCCAGGACATGGCGCGCAGTGCGCGCTTCCCGGTGCCGGTTTCGGCCGCGGCATTGCAGATGTTCCTGATGACTGCGGCCGCCGGCATGGGCCGCGACGACGATGCCTCGGTGGCGCGGATGTATGCCCAGGTCACCGGCACCAAGCTGCCCGGCGAGAAATAA
- the otnI gene encoding 2-oxo-tetronate isomerase, whose translation MPRFAANLTMMFNEVPFLDRFEAAAKAGFTAVEFLFPYDHPAAEVGKRLKEAGLTQALFNLPPGDWAAGEKGFAALPDRFADLQASLTTALPYAQATGVKRVHLMAGIADRGDAKAVAAFRKSVAYAAEFFAPHGLDVVIEPINPRNVPGYFLNDFMCARDLIDELKIPNLKLQFDIYHCQIIHGDVTMRLREMMPIIGHIQIASIPSRNEPDGEELNYPFLFGELDRLGYDGFVGCEYNPRGKTTDGLAWFKPYAGVKP comes from the coding sequence ATGCCCCGCTTTGCCGCCAATCTCACCATGATGTTCAACGAGGTCCCGTTCCTCGACCGCTTCGAGGCGGCGGCGAAAGCCGGCTTCACCGCGGTCGAGTTCCTGTTTCCCTATGACCATCCGGCCGCGGAAGTCGGCAAGCGCCTGAAGGAAGCCGGTCTGACCCAGGCACTGTTCAATCTGCCGCCGGGCGACTGGGCCGCCGGCGAGAAGGGATTCGCCGCGCTGCCGGATCGCTTCGCCGACCTGCAAGCGAGCCTGACAACCGCACTGCCCTATGCGCAAGCGACCGGTGTCAAGCGGGTGCATCTGATGGCGGGGATTGCCGACCGAGGCGATGCCAAGGCCGTCGCCGCGTTCCGCAAATCGGTGGCTTACGCCGCTGAATTCTTCGCGCCGCATGGTCTCGACGTCGTGATCGAGCCGATCAACCCGCGCAACGTGCCCGGCTACTTCCTCAACGACTTCATGTGCGCGCGCGACCTGATCGACGAGCTGAAGATTCCAAATCTCAAGCTGCAATTCGACATCTATCACTGCCAGATCATCCATGGCGACGTCACCATGCGGCTGCGCGAGATGATGCCGATCATCGGCCACATCCAGATCGCCTCGATTCCCTCGCGCAACGAGCCCGACGGCGAGGAGCTGAACTATCCGTTCCTGTTCGGCGAGCTCGACCGGCTCGGTTACGACGGCTTCGTCGGCTGCGAATACAATCCGCGCGGCAAGACCACTGACGGTCTGGCCTGGTTCAAGCCCTATGCCGGAGTGAAGCCGTGA
- the otnK gene encoding 3-oxo-tetronate kinase encodes MTRAGKLSLGCIADDYTGASDLANTLTRAGLRTVQTIGVPADDLALPEVDAVVVSLKSRSIAADVAVTRSRDAEGWLRGRGAGHILFKICSTFDSTDAGNIGPVMDALRADSGDAIVLVTPAFPETGRTVYQGNLFVGSVPLNESPLKDHPLNPMHDSNLVRVLGRQSRTKIGLVDLATLARGADAVRAKLAELARGGIGAVIIDAVFDRDLETIGQVALDHRLSVGASGIGLGLARALVDAGNAKPGATDRLLETPVGGPAACLAGSCSQATLRQIASAEKVMPVLHLDPERVVAGKDEAQRALAWAKDRLGARPILIASSSTPEEVAALQSRHGRDAAGHAIEQAMADIADGLVQSGVRRLVVAGGETSGAVVDRLRIPGFLVGAEIAAGVPVLRAVGARDGDMLLALKSGNFGGPAFFSDALALMP; translated from the coding sequence GTGACGCGAGCCGGAAAACTGTCGCTGGGTTGTATCGCCGACGACTATACCGGCGCTTCCGACCTCGCCAACACGCTGACCCGCGCCGGCCTGCGCACGGTGCAGACCATCGGCGTGCCGGCCGACGATCTCGCGCTGCCCGAGGTCGACGCTGTCGTCGTGTCGCTGAAGAGCCGCTCGATCGCGGCCGATGTCGCGGTCACGCGTTCGCGCGATGCCGAGGGCTGGCTGCGGGGCCGCGGCGCCGGGCATATCCTGTTCAAGATCTGCTCGACCTTCGATTCCACCGATGCCGGCAATATCGGCCCGGTGATGGATGCGCTGCGCGCCGATTCCGGGGATGCGATCGTGCTGGTGACGCCGGCCTTCCCGGAGACCGGCCGCACCGTCTACCAGGGCAATCTGTTCGTCGGCTCGGTGCCGCTGAACGAGAGCCCGCTGAAGGACCATCCGCTCAATCCGATGCACGATTCCAACCTGGTCCGCGTGCTGGGTCGCCAGAGCAGGACCAAGATCGGCCTGGTCGATCTGGCGACGCTCGCCCGCGGCGCGGACGCGGTGCGCGCCAAGCTGGCCGAACTCGCGCGGGGCGGCATCGGAGCCGTCATCATCGACGCGGTGTTCGACCGCGACCTCGAGACCATCGGGCAGGTGGCGCTGGATCACCGGCTCTCGGTCGGCGCCTCCGGGATCGGGCTTGGATTGGCGCGCGCGCTGGTCGATGCCGGCAACGCCAAGCCTGGTGCGACGGACAGGTTGCTTGAGACGCCGGTCGGCGGCCCGGCCGCCTGCCTCGCCGGCAGTTGCTCGCAAGCGACCCTGCGTCAGATCGCCAGCGCCGAGAAGGTGATGCCGGTGCTGCATCTTGATCCGGAGCGCGTGGTCGCCGGCAAGGACGAGGCGCAGCGTGCGCTGGCCTGGGCCAAGGACCGGCTCGGCGCACGGCCGATCCTGATCGCCAGCAGCTCGACACCTGAGGAGGTCGCAGCTCTGCAATCCCGTCATGGCCGCGATGCGGCGGGACATGCCATCGAGCAGGCGATGGCCGACATCGCCGACGGGCTGGTGCAGTCGGGCGTGCGCAGGTTGGTGGTCGCAGGTGGTGAAACTTCAGGCGCCGTGGTCGATCGTTTGCGCATCCCGGGATTCCTGGTCGGCGCGGAAATCGCTGCAGGCGTTCCGGTTTTGCGCGCGGTCGGCGCGCGAGATGGCGACATGCTCCTTGCCTTGAAATCAGGCAATTTCGGCGGACCGGCGTTTTTCTCGGATGCGCTGGCATTGATGCCTTGA
- a CDS encoding methyl-accepting chemotaxis protein produces MFAKFSIRAKIIAAVAFLLVALSGMGLLAVWNMRAINANTVDITTNWLPSVRVLGELRAGVITYRNVIREHMLSETTETKLAQEKTLVTVVEMIAKARTTYEPMITSPGERALYNQWVETWDKYRKGTEQVMELSRKDVGKIPHDAHELNTQVVNKIGLEADEILNKDIAYNNTGADKAAQDATDSYNSAFMLLAVILGAAVLIGVGVSFYLVRDVSAGIASIITPMQALGRGDLTADVPHQGEKTEIGAMADTLQVFKEALVAKKAADEAAAADAEAKIERGRRVDTITRNFEQMIGEIVQTVSSASTQLEASASTLSSTAQRSQELTTTVAAASEEASANVSSVASATEELSSSVTEISRQVQESARMAGDAVGQARTTNDRVSELSKAAARIGDVVELINTIAGQTNLLALNATIEAARAGEAGRGFAVVASEVKALAEQTAKATGEIGQQIAGIQAATQESVGAIKEISTTIERLSEISSTIAAAVEEQGAATQEISRNVQQAAQGTQQVSANITDVQHGANETGSASSQVLSAAQSLSGDSSRLKLEVGKFLDAVRAA; encoded by the coding sequence ATGTTCGCCAAATTCTCGATCCGCGCCAAGATCATTGCCGCGGTTGCGTTCCTGCTTGTCGCGCTGAGCGGCATGGGCCTGCTCGCCGTCTGGAATATGCGGGCGATCAACGCCAACACGGTCGACATCACGACCAACTGGCTGCCGAGCGTGCGCGTGCTCGGCGAGTTGCGCGCCGGCGTCATCACCTATCGCAACGTGATCCGCGAGCACATGCTCTCCGAGACGACCGAAACCAAGCTGGCGCAGGAAAAGACGCTGGTCACCGTGGTCGAGATGATCGCCAAGGCCCGTACCACCTACGAGCCGATGATCACGTCTCCGGGGGAACGGGCGCTCTACAATCAATGGGTCGAGACCTGGGACAAGTACCGCAAGGGTACTGAACAGGTGATGGAGCTGTCACGCAAGGACGTCGGCAAGATTCCCCATGACGCGCATGAGCTCAATACCCAGGTCGTGAACAAGATCGGCCTCGAGGCGGACGAAATCCTCAACAAGGACATCGCCTACAACAACACCGGGGCCGACAAGGCCGCGCAGGACGCCACCGACAGCTACAATTCGGCTTTCATGCTGCTCGCGGTGATCCTCGGCGCTGCCGTCCTGATCGGCGTCGGTGTCAGCTTCTACCTGGTTCGTGACGTCTCGGCCGGTATCGCTTCGATCATCACGCCGATGCAAGCGCTGGGCCGCGGCGACCTCACCGCGGACGTGCCGCACCAGGGCGAGAAGACCGAGATCGGCGCGATGGCCGATACCTTGCAGGTGTTCAAGGAGGCGCTGGTCGCGAAGAAGGCGGCGGATGAAGCCGCGGCTGCCGACGCCGAAGCCAAGATCGAGCGCGGTCGCCGCGTCGACACCATCACCCGCAATTTCGAGCAGATGATCGGCGAGATCGTGCAGACCGTGTCGTCGGCCTCGACCCAGCTCGAAGCTTCAGCCTCTACGTTGTCATCGACCGCCCAACGTTCGCAGGAACTGACGACCACGGTCGCCGCTGCGTCCGAGGAGGCCTCGGCCAACGTCTCCTCGGTTGCGTCCGCGACCGAAGAGCTGTCGTCCTCGGTGACCGAGATCAGCCGTCAGGTGCAGGAATCGGCGCGGATGGCCGGCGATGCGGTTGGCCAGGCGCGCACCACCAATGATCGCGTCAGCGAGCTGTCGAAGGCGGCCGCGCGGATCGGCGACGTCGTCGAGTTGATCAACACGATTGCCGGACAGACCAATTTGCTGGCGCTGAACGCCACCATCGAGGCGGCGCGCGCCGGCGAGGCCGGCCGCGGCTTCGCGGTCGTGGCGTCGGAGGTGAAGGCGCTGGCGGAGCAGACGGCGAAGGCGACCGGCGAGATCGGCCAGCAGATCGCCGGCATCCAGGCCGCGACCCAGGAGTCGGTCGGCGCGATCAAGGAGATCTCCACGACCATCGAACGGCTGTCGGAGATTTCGTCGACCATCGCAGCGGCGGTCGAGGAGCAGGGCGCGGCGACCCAGGAGATCTCCCGCAACGTGCAGCAGGCCGCGCAGGGCACCCAACAGGTTTCGGCCAACATCACCGACGTGCAGCACGGCGCCAATGAGACCGGTTCGGCCTCGAGCCAGGTGCTGTCGGCGGCACAGTCGCTGTCGGGTGACAGCAGCCGCCTCAAGCTCGAAGTCGGCAAGTTCCTCGACGCCGTCCGCGCCGCCTGA